CTTCAGGTGGATTTGAGGCTACGGTTCTCATGTGACTGATGTGGTGTTGGGCGTCGACTCGGAGGTGGGCGTGCTGCGCGCCGCCATCCTGCACCGGCCCGGACCGGAACTGCAGCGCCTGACCCCACGCAACAACGACGCGCTGATGTTCGACGGCCTGCCGTGGGTGTCCAAGGCCCAGGAGGAACACGATCAGTTCGCCGAGGTGCTGCGCTCCCGCGGCGTCGAGGTGCTGCTGGTGGCCGATCTGCTCACCGAGGCCCTGGCCCACAGCGGGGCCGCGCGCATGCACGGCATATCGGCGGCCGTCGATTCCCGCCGACTCGGTGTGCCGTTGGCGCAGGAACTCTCGGCGCACCTGCGCACACTCGAGCCCGCCGCGCTGGCGCACGTCCTGATCGCGGGCATGACGTTCAACGAACTGCCCTTCAGCGGCAAGGAGCTCTCGCTCGTGCGGCGCATGCACCACGGCGGGGACTTCGTGATCGATCCGCTGCCCAACCTGCTGTTCACCCGCGACTCGTCGTTCTGGATCGGACCGCGGGTGGCCATCACGTCGCTGGCGTTGCCCGCCCGTCACCGCGAGACGTCGTTGACCGACGTCATCTACGCGCACCATCCGCGGTTCCTCGGGGTGCGACGCGCCTACGAGTCCCGTTCGGCCCCCGTCGAGGGTGGCGACGTGCTGCTGCTGGCGCCGGGAGTCATCGCGGTCGGTGTGGGGGAGCGGACGACGCCTGCCGGCGCGGAAGCCTTGGCCCGCAGCCTGTTCGACGACGGGCTCGCACACACCGTACTGGCGGTGCCCATCGCGCAGGAGCGCGCGCAGATGCATCTGGACACCGTGTGCACCATGGTCGATGTCGACGCCGTCGTGATGTATCCCCACATCGTCGATTCGTTGTCGGCGTTCACGATTCGCCACGACGCCGGCGGCGTGCACATCAGCGATGCCGAGCGGTTCGTGGATGCCGCGGCCGAGGCCATGGGGATAGACAAGCTTCGCGTGATCGATACCGGCCTGGATCCCGTGACGGCTGAGCGCGAGCAATGGGACGACGGCAACAACACGTTGGCGGTGGCGCCCGGCGTCGTCGTCGCCTATGAGCGCAACTCGGAAACCAATGCCCGCCTTGAGGAGTCAGGTATCGAGGTGCTTGCCATCCCGGCGTCGGAATTGGGCACCGGCCGGGGCGGGCCACGCTGTATGTCCTGCCCGGCGGCGCGCGACCCGTTGAGGTTGTAGAGGGCACGTCGGCGCATCAGTATCTTTTGCACCCGGTAGATGATCTCGCGGCGGGTATGGCGTGGTGCCACCCGAATGCGGAACCAGCCCAACCGCTGCAGTAGCTCATCATGTGCGGCGCTCACCACCAACCCGCACGCCGAGATGTCCGGGTCGTCGTCGAGGACCAGCGCGACCTTGGCGTCGGGCCAGCCGATGGGCACGTAGGTCTCCCAGTCGGCGTCGGCCAGCTCGATGGCGGTCTGCGGGCGTGGCAGTCCGGCGTCGATGATGACCAGCCGCACCCACGTCTCCCGCGCGGTCCGCGCCCCGCCGTCCATCACCTCCACGCTGTCGCGCGCCTGCCGCACCCCACGCGCTCCCGCGTACGTGTCGGCAAGGGCCAGAACCTCGTCGACGGTCACCCCGCTGATTCGGGCGAGCGCGTCCAGTTGTTCCACGGCACGGTCTCGGGGCAGCCGACGGGCCAGGTCGAGCGCCGTGCGCGCAGGTGATGTGACCGGGAGATTCTGAGCGGTGGAGATTTCAGTGGGTGCGATCCGTTCGTCCCGGATGATCACCCCGCGGCGTTCTCGGCGGTGTTTGCCGATCATCTCGATCGGCACCTCGGGATCTATCCCGTAGACGCCGTACAGTCCGGCCGCCGCCTGCCCGGCGATGATCGCCGTCCGGCCCGTCCACAACCACGCTGCCGACGCGTATGTCTGGAGGTCCCGGCGGACGTCCTTCGCCACGTACACATTCGGATGGATCGCGGTGTAGTTCCACCGCAGTTGGCCGCGGGTGAGCTCACCAGACGCGATTGCTTCGGTACCGATGAATGGGTGCATGCGGGCATCGTCCGGCTCGGCACCGACATCCAAGGCCTGCTCGCGTCGATGTGAGCCTGTCTCTGTGGATAAGTGTTTGTGCAGCGTCCTGTCGTCGAGTTCGACACTGTGGTTGTGATTTTGGGGGGTTGGTCGGGTTTTGGCGACCGTGGTGTCGATCTCGGTGATAGGGCCGTGCATCGAAGTATGTGGGGGAGAGAGGTCCGCCCGGGTCTCTCTGTGGACTAAGTGTTTGTGCAGCGTCCTGTCGTCGAGTTCGACACTATGGTTGTGATTTTGGGGGTTGGTCGGGATTTGGCGACCGTGGTGTCGATCTCGGTGATAGGGCCGTGCATCGAACTATGTAGGGGAGAGAGCCCCCGGCGCACGCACTAACGCCAGCTCGGTAACCAGATCTCTAGGTTCCAGGTGGCCTGGGAGATCGGCAGGCCGGTCAGGATCGGGTACATCCATGCGAAGTTCGTGATCACCAGCGCGACATAGAAGCACACCGTCAGCAGCCCGAGTGTGCGGCGTTCGGGACTCTGGTTGGGTTTGTAGAGAATGTCGCCGAGGATCAGCGCGATGGCGAGCACCAGGAACGGGGCCATCACCGTGGCGTAGAAGAAGTACATCTGCCGGTCGATGTCGGCGAACCACGGCAGGAAGCCGGCCAGGTAGCCGACCAGCACCGCGCCGTAACGCCAATCGCGTCGCACCACCGCCCGCCACAACGCCCAGCCGAGGACCGGCACCGCGATGAACCACATGGCCGGCGTGCCGACGAGCATCACGGCCTTGACGCAGGACTGCGCGCCGCAGCCGGGCACATCCTGGTTGTCGATCGCGTACAGCACCGGCCGCAGCGACATCGGCCAGGTCCACGGCTTCGACTCCCACGGATGGTGATTGCCGTCGGCGTTGGTCAGCCCGGAGTGAAAACGATAGGCCGCATAGGTGTAATGCCACAGTGAGCGCAGCGCATCGGGAATCGGCAAGATGCTGTCCTGCCCGATCGAGCGCCCGACCTCATAGCGGTTGACGGCGGTCTCGGAGGCGAACCACGGCCCGTACGACGCCAGATACACCGCGAACGGGATCAACCCGAACACATACGCCGCGGGCCCGAGATCGCGGCGCAGCGTGCCCCGCCACGGGTGCGGCACGTGGTACTGCTTGCGCGCGATCGCGTCGAACACGAGCGTCATGACGCCGAAGAACAATACGAAATACAGGCCCGACCATTTCGTCGCACATGCCAGCCCCAGCAGCACCCCCGCACCGAAACGCCACCACCGCACACCCAGGCGCGGACCCCAACGGGTCTCGGCGATGCGGCCGTCGAGGAACGCGTTGTACATGCGCTCGCGCACCTGGTCGCGGTCGACCATGAGGCACGCGAACGCGGCCACCATGAACATCACCAGAAAGACATCGAGCAGCGCCGTGCGTGACGAAACGAAGCTCACCCCGTCGGCGATGATCAACAACCCGGCGATCGCGCCCACCAGCGTCGAGCGGCTGATCCGCCGGGCGATGCGCGTCACCAGCATCACGATGATGACGCCGCACACCGCACCCGAGAACCGCCAGCCCAGACCGTTGTAGCCGAACAGCCACTCGCCGATGGCGATCAACTGCTTGCCCACAGGTGGATGCACCACCAGGCCGTAGCCCGGATTGTCCTCGACACCGTAGTTGTGCAGCAGCTGCCAGGCCTGCGGCGCGTAGTGCTTCTCGTCGAAGATCGGGGTGCCCGCATCGGTGGGCGACCCGAGGTTCAAGAACCGGCTGATGGCGGCAAGCGCGGTGATCAGAGCCGTCATCACCCAGCCCTGCGCGCGGTCGAGCGGACCGAAATCAGGTGGCGGGATCACCGGCCCGGGACTGATCAGCGGAGCCGAGCGACCAGCCGTCGGCGTATCGGTGTCGAGGGCGGTCACGCAAGCGATCGTAGGCTGTCGGTCGTGACACTCGGCAAACTGCTGATCGGCGCCACGCCGTTGGGCCAGCCGTCAGATGCGTCGGCGCGGCTGGTCAGCGCGCTGAAACAGGCCGACATCGTCGCCGCCGAGGACACCCGGCGGATCCGGGCGCTCGCGCAGGCGCTCGACGTCACACCGGCCGGGCGGGTGCTCAGCTTCTTCGACCAGAACGAGGCCGGCCGCGTGCCCGGGCTGGTCGAGGAGATCGCGGCGGGCGCGACCGTGCTGGTGGTCAGCGACGCGGGCATGCCGCTGATCAACGACCCTGGCTATCGACTCGTCGCGGCCTGTGTGGACGCCGGGCTGCCGGTCAGCTGCCTCCCTGGACCGTCGGCGGTGACCACGGCCCTTGCGGTGTCCGGTCTGGCGTCCGACCGGTTCTGCTTCGAGGGCTTCGCACCACGCAAACACGCCGCCCGCATGACCTGGTTGCGCACGCTCGCCAACGAGACCCGCACGAGCGTGTTCTTCGAGTCACCGCGCCGGCTCGCCGAGACGCTGCACGACGCGGTCGACGCTCTTGGCTCCGATCGTCGCGTGGTGGTGTGCCGCGAGCTGACGAAGACCCACGAGGAGATCAAGCGCGGCACACTGGCCGAACTTGCGGAGTGGGCCGACGACGGCGTGCTGGGGGAGATCACCGTGGTGCTGGCCGGTGCGACGCCGACGGCGGATCTGCCGACGCTCGTGGCCGAAGTCGAGGAACTGGTCGCGGCGGGCACCCGGGTGAAGGACGCGTGCGGGCAGGTGATCGCCGACCATCCTGGCGCGCCGTCCAAGCGTGAGCTCTACGACGCGGTGCTGCGCGCGAGGGAGTGAGGCCCGACGGCAGGCCCAGCCCCCACGATGCTCGCGGCCTTGTGTAGGCACTCTTCCCACTCGCGGTCCGGGTCGGAGTCCGCGGTGATACCGCCGCCCACGCCGAGCACCGCGGAACCGTCGGCGCCGAACTCCACGGTGCGGATCGCGACGTTCAACTCGCACCCGGCGACCGGTGAGGCAAGACCGACCGTGCCACAGTAGATTCCCCGCCGGCCGGGCTCCCAGATGCGCAGCAATTCACGGGCCCGGCCCTTCGGGGTTCCCGTGACGGATGCGGGCGGGAACGCGGCATCGAGCAGTGCGCCCATGGGCACGCCGGTGTCGACCTCGGCGGTCACGGTCGACACCAGATGCCACACGCCCGGTGCGGGCTTGACCGCGAGAAGTTCGGGCACGGTCACCGATCCGGTGCACGCGACGCGACCGAGGTCGTTGCGCACCAGGTCGACGATCATGATGTTCTCGGCGACATCTTTGGCCGACGCCAGCAGTCCGGCCGGGTCCGCGTGGCGCGGCAGTGTCCCCTTGATCGGGCTCGACGACACCGACGATCCGCGTCGGCTCAGAAACAGTTCCGGCGACAGCGACGCCACGGCACCCCATTGGCCTGCCACGTACGCCGCGCGTGCCGGCGCGGTGCGGGCCACGGCGTCGGCGAAGAAGTCCAACGGCGAGCCGTCGAGACGCCCGGTGAATCGCGTGCACACGCACGCCTGATACACCTCGCCCGCCGCGATGGCCTGCAGGCATGCCACCACGCCACGGCGGTGCACACCACGATCCGGCGCCACCCAGTGCACGGCGTTGGGCCGCGAAGGCGTCGGCTCCAGCGCGCGCAACCAATCGGGAACCGGTGCGCCACTGAGGCTTTCGTACCACCACCGGCCGTCGACGTCCTGGCGCAGCACGCAGTCCGACCAGCCGCCCGCGGCCTGCGGGATGCGCGGAGCGGTCTCCGCCGCCCCGGGGTCCGGATAGGACAGATAACCGAACCAGCCACCGCCCACGGCGGTGCCGACACAAGCAGGCTGCGGCACGTCGAACACCGCGTCGGGTTCAACGGGCAGCGCCGTCACCGTCGGCGCGATGACGGCGCGGGAACCGAACCAGTCGCCGATCAGCGCTGCCGGCGGCGCCAGCCCGGCGGCCGACGCGGCGGCGGCGACGCTGCGCAACACGGCGGGGGCCGCCCCGTCCGGCGGGCAGAACCGCTCGATCCGCATGCCATCAGCGTGGCAGATGGCTACCGGCTGATCACCCGCGGGATGTCGACACCGGCCAGCTTGTCCGGGTTGCGCATCGCATAGAAGTGCGTGATGCGCCCGTCGACGATCTCGATGGTGATCACGCCCTCGAA
This region of Mycolicibacterium goodii genomic DNA includes:
- the arcA gene encoding arginine deiminase; translated protein: MTDVVLGVDSEVGVLRAAILHRPGPELQRLTPRNNDALMFDGLPWVSKAQEEHDQFAEVLRSRGVEVLLVADLLTEALAHSGAARMHGISAAVDSRRLGVPLAQELSAHLRTLEPAALAHVLIAGMTFNELPFSGKELSLVRRMHHGGDFVIDPLPNLLFTRDSSFWIGPRVAITSLALPARHRETSLTDVIYAHHPRFLGVRRAYESRSAPVEGGDVLLLAPGVIAVGVGERTTPAGAEALARSLFDDGLAHTVLAVPIAQERAQMHLDTVCTMVDVDAVVMYPHIVDSLSAFTIRHDAGGVHISDAERFVDAAAEAMGIDKLRVIDTGLDPVTAEREQWDDGNNTLAVAPGVVVAYERNSETNARLEESGIEVLAIPASELGTGRGGPRCMSCPAARDPLRL
- a CDS encoding dolichyl-phosphate-mannose--protein mannosyltransferase, with translation MTALDTDTPTAGRSAPLISPGPVIPPPDFGPLDRAQGWVMTALITALAAISRFLNLGSPTDAGTPIFDEKHYAPQAWQLLHNYGVEDNPGYGLVVHPPVGKQLIAIGEWLFGYNGLGWRFSGAVCGVIIVMLVTRIARRISRSTLVGAIAGLLIIADGVSFVSSRTALLDVFLVMFMVAAFACLMVDRDQVRERMYNAFLDGRIAETRWGPRLGVRWWRFGAGVLLGLACATKWSGLYFVLFFGVMTLVFDAIARKQYHVPHPWRGTLRRDLGPAAYVFGLIPFAVYLASYGPWFASETAVNRYEVGRSIGQDSILPIPDALRSLWHYTYAAYRFHSGLTNADGNHHPWESKPWTWPMSLRPVLYAIDNQDVPGCGAQSCVKAVMLVGTPAMWFIAVPVLGWALWRAVVRRDWRYGAVLVGYLAGFLPWFADIDRQMYFFYATVMAPFLVLAIALILGDILYKPNQSPERRTLGLLTVCFYVALVITNFAWMYPILTGLPISQATWNLEIWLPSWR
- the rsmI gene encoding 16S rRNA (cytidine(1402)-2'-O)-methyltransferase; protein product: MTLGKLLIGATPLGQPSDASARLVSALKQADIVAAEDTRRIRALAQALDVTPAGRVLSFFDQNEAGRVPGLVEEIAAGATVLVVSDAGMPLINDPGYRLVAACVDAGLPVSCLPGPSAVTTALAVSGLASDRFCFEGFAPRKHAARMTWLRTLANETRTSVFFESPRRLAETLHDAVDALGSDRRVVVCRELTKTHEEIKRGTLAELAEWADDGVLGEITVVLAGATPTADLPTLVAEVEELVAAGTRVKDACGQVIADHPGAPSKRELYDAVLRARE
- a CDS encoding aminodeoxychorismate synthase component I, whose product is MRIERFCPPDGAAPAVLRSVAAAASAAGLAPPAALIGDWFGSRAVIAPTVTALPVEPDAVFDVPQPACVGTAVGGGWFGYLSYPDPGAAETAPRIPQAAGGWSDCVLRQDVDGRWWYESLSGAPVPDWLRALEPTPSRPNAVHWVAPDRGVHRRGVVACLQAIAAGEVYQACVCTRFTGRLDGSPLDFFADAVARTAPARAAYVAGQWGAVASLSPELFLSRRGSSVSSSPIKGTLPRHADPAGLLASAKDVAENIMIVDLVRNDLGRVACTGSVTVPELLAVKPAPGVWHLVSTVTAEVDTGVPMGALLDAAFPPASVTGTPKGRARELLRIWEPGRRGIYCGTVGLASPVAGCELNVAIRTVEFGADGSAVLGVGGGITADSDPDREWEECLHKAASIVGAGPAVGPHSLARSTAS